In Natranaerobius trueperi, a single window of DNA contains:
- a CDS encoding RNA polymerase sigma factor: protein MKKKNLQKELENYLINNREAHYRLAYSYLKNKEDALDVLQESTYKAFRTLEKQNSNLKIKSWFYKILINTSIDFIRKHKKITLVDDIDFQENQKDYYKDLDLEKALDNLDEHLKSIIILRYFEDFKLEEIGKILDVNTNTVKTRLYKALKLLRVDLEENKEDLNHEKN, encoded by the coding sequence ATAAAAAAAAAGAACCTTCAAAAAGAATTAGAAAATTATTTAATAAACAACAGGGAAGCACATTATAGACTAGCTTACAGTTATCTAAAAAACAAAGAAGATGCTTTAGATGTGCTTCAAGAAAGTACTTACAAAGCTTTTCGCACTTTAGAAAAGCAAAATAGTAACTTAAAAATAAAGTCTTGGTTTTACAAAATACTTATTAATACTTCTATCGATTTCATAAGAAAACACAAAAAAATAACTTTAGTTGATGATATAGACTTTCAAGAAAACCAAAAAGATTATTATAAAGATCTAGACCTAGAAAAAGCTTTAGATAATCTAGATGAACATCTTAAAAGTATTATCATCTTAAGGTATTTTGAAGACTTTAAGTTAGAAGAAATAGGTAAAATTCTAGATGTGAACACAAATACAGTTAAAACCAGACTTTATAAAGCTTTAAAACTATTACGTGTTGACTTAGAAGAAAATAAGGAGGACTTAAACCATGAAAAAAATTAA
- a CDS encoding RsiV family protein, which yields MKKIKDLQKEYQNIEIPDELELETKKNIKEAKKQSGYKVQKKLLVGTAVASLLVFSAVNINSNVAKAFSDVPVIGNIVQVITFEDYQYDDDKYQADIETPGVEGFEDETLQDTLNEKYIEESNKLYQEFLAQIDKLEEVEDGHLAVDAGYEVLNEDDQLLTIKRYTTNTIGSSSTQIKYDTIDKENEVLITLPSLFENDDYVKVISDYIKKDMSQQMKEDDNIIYWVDENEPETFTQIEPDQSFYISENNKLVISFNDYEVAPGYMGVVEFEIPTDIISDILVSDKYLN from the coding sequence ATGAAAAAAATTAAAGATTTACAAAAAGAATATCAGAATATCGAAATTCCTGATGAGTTAGAACTTGAAACTAAAAAAAATATTAAAGAAGCTAAAAAACAATCTGGTTACAAAGTACAAAAAAAATTATTAGTAGGAACTGCTGTAGCATCACTGTTGGTATTTAGTGCTGTTAATATAAACAGTAATGTTGCTAAAGCTTTCTCTGATGTACCAGTCATAGGAAATATAGTACAAGTGATCACCTTTGAAGATTATCAATATGATGATGATAAATACCAAGCTGATATTGAAACTCCAGGTGTAGAAGGATTTGAAGATGAAACCTTACAGGATACTCTAAATGAAAAATACATTGAAGAAAGTAATAAACTATATCAAGAGTTTCTAGCTCAAATAGATAAACTAGAAGAAGTAGAAGACGGACACCTAGCAGTAGACGCAGGTTATGAAGTACTTAATGAAGATGATCAGTTACTTACTATTAAAAGATATACAACAAATACTATTGGATCATCAAGTACACAAATAAAATACGATACTATTGATAAAGAAAATGAAGTATTAATTACACTCCCTAGCCTATTTGAAAATGATGACTATGTAAAAGTAATCAGTGATTACATTAAAAAAGACATGAGCCAACAAATGAAAGAAGATGATAATATCATTTACTGGGTTGATGAAAATGAGCCTGAAACATTTACACAAATTGAACCTGATCAAAGCTTTTATATTTCTGAAAACAACAAATTAGTAATCTCTTTTAATGATTACGAAGTTGCTCCTGGATATATGGGGGTAGTAGAGTTTGAGATACCTACTGACATCATTTCTGATATTTTAGTAAGTGACAAATATCTTAATTAG
- a CDS encoding polysaccharide deacetylase family protein codes for MKKIKTKKKPYFRIKFRKLLLVIIASFLLIMATGHAKELVFANDAQQEIKELKDLVKELEEINESHKDKEETLKQYEEKMDRLKKEKERLKNEIETLEEKESSKVAYLTFDDGPSQNTKEILDILKEEDIEGTFFVNKNDTSYGRKMYKRIVDEGHALGNHTSTHEYKNIYKSKEAFMKDFNNMEQLIYEVVDEKPQIMRFPGGSISLSNQRNQVIGEVIEELHSNGYTYFDWNVDAKDASRPSLSKHEIVDNVLEGTKGIDNAVILMHDSSARDTTVEALPEIISKLEKKGYTFKALSKDSPPVKFR; via the coding sequence TTGAAAAAAATCAAAACTAAAAAAAAGCCATACTTTCGAATCAAGTTTAGAAAACTTTTACTAGTTATAATAGCGTCCTTTTTATTAATAATGGCAACTGGACATGCTAAAGAACTTGTATTTGCAAATGATGCACAACAAGAAATCAAAGAACTTAAAGATTTAGTTAAAGAACTTGAAGAGATTAATGAATCACATAAAGACAAAGAAGAGACACTAAAACAGTATGAAGAGAAGATGGACAGGCTTAAAAAAGAAAAAGAACGCCTTAAAAATGAAATTGAAACCTTAGAAGAAAAAGAATCATCAAAGGTGGCTTACCTCACCTTTGATGATGGTCCAAGTCAGAATACAAAAGAGATTTTAGATATCTTAAAAGAAGAAGATATTGAGGGTACATTTTTTGTAAATAAAAATGATACAAGCTATGGACGTAAAATGTACAAAAGAATTGTAGATGAAGGACATGCCTTAGGAAACCATACTTCTACACATGAATATAAGAATATTTATAAATCAAAAGAAGCTTTTATGAAAGATTTTAATAACATGGAACAGTTAATATATGAAGTGGTAGATGAAAAGCCACAGATTATGCGTTTCCCAGGAGGGTCAATAAGTCTTTCAAACCAAAGAAATCAAGTAATAGGTGAAGTGATTGAAGAGCTTCATAGTAACGGATATACCTATTTTGATTGGAATGTAGATGCTAAAGATGCTAGTAGACCATCTTTAAGTAAACACGAAATAGTAGACAATGTATTAGAAGGAACAAAAGGTATTGATAATGCTGTAATCTTAATGCATGATTCTTCTGCACGAGATACTACAGTAGAAGCATTGCCTGAAATAATCTCAAAGTTAGAAAAAAAAGGTTATACTTTCAAAGCCCTTTCTAAAGATAGCCCACCAGTAAAATTTAGATAA